One Cupriavidus taiwanensis DNA window includes the following coding sequences:
- the pqqC gene encoding pyrroloquinoline-quinone synthase PqqC encodes MTATVAWTPAEFEARLRARESGYHIHHPFNQRMAAGECTPAQIRAWVANRFYYQASIPLKDAAILSNCPDRATRREWVVRILDHDGTDTRPGGIEAWLRLGEAVGLEREALLNHRQVLPGVRFAVDAYVNFARRAPWQEAVCSSLTEMFAPKIHQERLAGWPTHYPWIEAGGLDYFRSRIPLAQRDVDHGLRVTLDYFRSAAAQQRALDILQFKLDVLWSMLDAVQLAHP; translated from the coding sequence ATGACAGCCACCGTTGCATGGACCCCGGCCGAGTTCGAGGCGCGCCTGCGCGCCCGCGAAAGCGGCTACCACATCCACCATCCGTTCAACCAGCGCATGGCCGCGGGCGAATGCACGCCCGCGCAGATCCGCGCCTGGGTGGCCAACCGCTTCTACTACCAGGCCAGCATTCCGCTGAAGGATGCCGCGATCCTGTCCAACTGCCCCGACCGCGCCACGCGCCGCGAATGGGTGGTGCGCATCCTGGACCATGACGGCACCGACACCCGGCCCGGCGGCATCGAGGCCTGGCTGCGGCTGGGCGAGGCCGTCGGCCTGGAGCGCGAGGCGCTGCTGAACCACCGGCAGGTGCTGCCCGGAGTGCGCTTCGCGGTCGACGCCTATGTCAACTTCGCGCGCCGCGCGCCGTGGCAGGAGGCGGTGTGCTCGTCGCTGACGGAGATGTTCGCGCCGAAGATCCACCAGGAGCGGCTGGCCGGCTGGCCCACGCACTATCCGTGGATCGAGGCCGGCGGCCTGGATTATTTCCGCTCGCGCATCCCGCTGGCGCAGCGCGACGTCGACCACGGCCTGCGCGTGACGCTGGACTACTTCCGCAGCGCCGCAGCCCAGCAGCGCGCCCTTGATATCCTGCAGTTCAAGCTCGACGTGCTGTGGTCGATGCTCGATGCGGTCCAGCTCGCCCACCCATGA
- the pqqB gene encoding pyrroloquinoline quinone biosynthesis protein PqqB — MTTIRVLGSAAGGGFPQWNCNCRNCDGVRRGTVRATARTQSSIALSGDGPEAVLVNASPDILQQLRQASALQPARAARDTAIAAVLLMDAQIDHVTGLLMLREHRQALPLYATASVLEDLAEAFPLTCILSHYCGLQRHSLPCDGSAFTVPPLDGVALTAIPLQSKAPPYSPNRRAPRPGDNIGLRIEDRRSGRSAFYAPGLGQVDDHVFAQLRRADVVLVDGTFWRDDEMQALGFSTRSAADMGHLALSGPGGMIEVLDRLPATRKILIHINNTNPVLAEDSPEHAELARHGIELAYDGMEIAL, encoded by the coding sequence ATGACGACCATCCGGGTACTGGGCTCGGCCGCCGGCGGCGGCTTCCCGCAATGGAACTGCAATTGCCGCAACTGCGACGGCGTGCGCCGCGGCACCGTGCGCGCCACCGCGCGCACGCAATCGTCGATCGCGCTGAGCGGCGACGGCCCCGAAGCGGTCCTGGTCAACGCCTCGCCCGATATCCTGCAGCAGCTGCGCCAGGCGAGCGCACTGCAACCCGCGCGCGCCGCGCGCGACACCGCGATTGCCGCGGTGCTGCTGATGGACGCGCAGATCGACCACGTCACCGGCCTGCTGATGCTGCGCGAACACCGCCAGGCCCTGCCGCTCTATGCCACCGCCAGCGTGCTCGAAGACCTCGCCGAGGCGTTCCCGCTGACCTGCATCCTGTCGCACTATTGCGGCCTGCAGCGCCACTCGCTGCCCTGCGACGGCTCCGCGTTCACGGTGCCGCCGCTGGACGGCGTGGCGCTGACCGCGATCCCGCTGCAGAGCAAGGCCCCGCCCTACTCGCCCAACCGGCGCGCACCGCGCCCGGGCGACAACATCGGCCTGCGCATCGAAGACCGCCGCAGCGGTCGCAGCGCCTTCTATGCGCCCGGGCTGGGCCAGGTCGACGACCACGTGTTCGCGCAGCTGCGCCGCGCCGACGTGGTGCTGGTCGACGGCACCTTCTGGCGCGACGATGAAATGCAGGCGCTTGGATTCTCCACGCGCAGCGCCGCCGACATGGGGCACCTGGCCTTGTCCGGGCCGGGCGGGATGATCGAAGTCCTGGACCGGCTGCCCGCCACGCGCAAGATCCTTATCCACATCAACAATACCAATCCGGTGCTGGCGGAAGACTCGCCCGAGCATGCCGAGCTGGCCCGGCACGGCATCGAACTGGCCTACGACGGCATGGAAATCGCGCTATGA
- the pqqA gene encoding pyrroloquinoline quinone precursor peptide PqqA — translation MTWTTPAYTELRLGFEITMYIANR, via the coding sequence ATGACCTGGACCACGCCCGCCTACACCGAGCTGCGGCTCGGCTTTGAAATCACGATGTATATCGCCAACCGCTGA
- a CDS encoding alpha/beta fold hydrolase: protein MPDLTNNRDVFYLHTPDAQRLHVRLCGSPRGEPWLVLHGGPGSGCAASMAAWFDLRRHRVVLPDQRGAGGSTPAGSLRRNNVGALLADLEQLRAALGIARWGVVGGSWGAALALAYAARCPHAVAALVLRGAFLTGRDDVLGLFAPRPGGGMLRRVAPAGERLPGARARLLTVSRLLQSGTVVQKRDTAAAWRRAELARLGLRGFAQGRRQGAREQLATVRKYRIQAHYLRHRAGLGKPALLRAAREIAAHEMPVTLLHGRADAVCRPANARRLRHAMPAARLQWVDSGHVADGAMRAALVAAIRDRAWQR from the coding sequence ATGCCCGACCTGACCAACAACCGCGACGTCTTCTACCTGCACACCCCCGACGCCCAGCGCCTGCACGTGCGGCTGTGCGGCTCGCCCCGGGGCGAGCCCTGGCTGGTGCTGCATGGCGGGCCGGGCAGCGGCTGCGCGGCGTCGATGGCGGCATGGTTCGACCTGCGGCGGCACCGCGTGGTGCTGCCCGACCAGCGCGGCGCCGGCGGCTCGACGCCGGCAGGCAGCCTGCGGCGCAATAACGTGGGCGCGCTGCTGGCTGACCTCGAACAGCTGCGCGCGGCGCTGGGCATTGCGCGCTGGGGCGTGGTGGGGGGCTCGTGGGGCGCGGCGCTGGCGCTGGCCTACGCCGCGCGCTGCCCGCACGCGGTGGCGGCGCTGGTGTTGCGCGGCGCTTTCCTGACCGGGCGCGACGATGTGCTGGGACTGTTTGCGCCGCGCCCCGGCGGCGGCATGCTGCGCCGCGTCGCGCCCGCGGGCGAGCGGCTGCCCGGGGCGCGTGCCCGGCTGCTCACGGTGTCGCGACTGCTCCAAAGCGGGACGGTTGTTCAAAAACGGGACACCGCTGCCGCGTGGCGTCGGGCGGAGCTGGCCAGGCTTGGCCTGAGGGGCTTCGCGCAGGGACGCCGGCAGGGCGCGCGCGAACAGCTGGCCACGGTACGCAAGTACCGCATCCAGGCGCACTACCTGCGCCACCGCGCCGGGCTGGGCAAGCCGGCCCTGCTGCGCGCGGCGCGCGAAATTGCCGCGCACGAGATGCCGGTGACGCTGCTGCACGGCCGCGCCGACGCGGTCTGCCGGCCCGCCAATGCCCGCCGGCTGCGGCATGCCATGCCGGCCGCGCGGCTGCAATGGGTGGACAGCGGCCACGTGGCGGACGGCGCCATGCGCGCCGCGCTGGTGGCCGCGATCCGCGATCGCGCCTGGCAGCGTTGA
- a CDS encoding MBL fold metallo-hydrolase has protein sequence MAATRRGFLGATLALALDPWQPAAAGARVTLDPLQAGVYVARAHNAEAMRANAGTVVPSVVHVTRAGVLVVDPGPHAAWGRALLGAIRALTPQPVRWVVNTHAHPENVLANAAFAGLRPRPRFLASAATAALMRQRCADCLARLDAQLGTAAMRGAVIVLPEPALQDGGWLHTGATAWQVHVHAPAHSASDTALYAPQLRLLCAGGLAYRERVPEMQEASLQGWRHALRQLAALPADNVVATAAGTPAQTLVPTLAYLDALAEGIGAALAAGQDASHAVEAVAAGPFRHWRHFQARHPLNVQRAWRELEDLWMRGEPPA, from the coding sequence ATGGCCGCCACGCGACGCGGCTTTCTCGGGGCCACGCTGGCGCTTGCCCTCGATCCCTGGCAGCCCGCCGCCGCCGGCGCGCGCGTGACGCTGGACCCGCTGCAGGCCGGCGTCTACGTCGCCCGCGCCCACAATGCCGAAGCCATGCGCGCCAACGCCGGCACGGTGGTGCCCAGCGTGGTCCATGTCACGCGCGCGGGCGTGCTGGTGGTCGATCCCGGGCCGCACGCGGCATGGGGCCGCGCGCTGCTCGGAGCGATCCGCGCGCTGACGCCGCAGCCGGTGCGCTGGGTGGTCAACACCCACGCGCATCCGGAGAATGTGCTGGCCAACGCCGCCTTTGCCGGGCTGCGGCCGCGGCCGCGGTTCCTGGCGTCGGCCGCCACCGCCGCGTTGATGCGGCAACGGTGCGCCGACTGCCTGGCGCGCCTGGACGCGCAGCTCGGGACCGCCGCCATGCGCGGCGCCGTGATCGTGTTGCCGGAGCCGGCGCTGCAGGACGGCGGCTGGCTACATACCGGCGCGACCGCGTGGCAGGTGCACGTGCACGCGCCGGCGCACAGCGCGTCGGATACCGCGCTGTACGCGCCGCAGCTGCGGCTGCTGTGCGCGGGCGGCCTGGCATACCGCGAGCGTGTGCCCGAGATGCAGGAAGCGTCGCTGCAGGGTTGGCGCCATGCGCTGCGGCAACTGGCCGCGTTGCCGGCAGACAATGTGGTGGCAACGGCGGCCGGCACGCCCGCGCAAACGCTGGTGCCGACGCTGGCCTATCTCGATGCGCTGGCCGAAGGCATCGGCGCCGCGCTGGCCGCGGGCCAGGATGCCTCGCATGCCGTCGAAGCCGTGGCGGCGGGGCCGTTCCGGCACTGGCGCCATTTCCAGGCGCGCCATCCGCTGAACGTGCAGCGCGCCTGGCGCGAGCTAGAGGACCTGTGGATGCGCGGCGAGCCGCCGGCCTGA
- a CDS encoding sigma-54-dependent Fis family transcriptional regulator gives MTIQPDPARPQAAAPVDAGQPERAELIAQAHQRSESYGLRPYESPDFCPVLQSELKTRIERSQSLFAYALPVMETLHEQIVDTQSMIVLTDADGLILHAMGDDDFLARADKISLRPGSEWSEARRGTNAIGTALAENRATLVHGDDHYLHANQFLTCSCMPILDPYGKTVGALDVTGDQRSFHKHTMALVRMSAQMIENQLFGNAFRDMVCIRFHSRAEFLGTLVEGIVSFTPGGRFLSANRSGQFQLGLSNGALQAHTFSSLFGLSMSQLFDTARAAHAGIVQLALPSGVKVCARVEWKSPAAALPAGGEARHAVTHAAAHGATAAPRALAAGPAPSPGLDQLDTGDAQIRAVIGKLRKVIGKDIPVMVLGETGTGKELMARAIHADSARRTGPFIAVNCASIPETLIESELFGYEEGAFTGARKKGGIGKMLLANGGTLFLDEIGDMPLHLQGRLLRALQERAVSPLGSSKVIHIDVSVVCATNRNLRELVANGQFREDLYYRLNGLVVRLPALRERSDLDVVAGKLLRHDHGGHAAGEPPRISEAVMALFRRYHWPGNIRQLGNLLRTARLMAEGEAEITEDHLPDDFLDDLREPPACAAAPAVPMPASGQPTRLAEVEAMAIVATVRAHNGNISAAAKALGISRNTVYRKMEEARALPQQAG, from the coding sequence ATGACCATCCAGCCGGACCCGGCCCGTCCGCAAGCGGCCGCCCCCGTCGATGCCGGGCAGCCCGAGCGCGCCGAGCTGATTGCCCAGGCCCACCAGCGCTCGGAGTCCTACGGCCTGCGCCCCTATGAATCGCCCGACTTCTGCCCCGTGCTGCAGAGCGAGCTGAAGACCCGGATCGAACGCAGCCAGTCGCTGTTCGCCTATGCCCTGCCGGTGATGGAGACGCTCCACGAGCAGATCGTCGACACCCAGAGCATGATCGTGCTGACCGACGCCGACGGCCTGATCCTGCACGCCATGGGCGACGACGACTTCCTCGCCCGCGCCGACAAGATCTCGCTGCGCCCCGGCTCCGAGTGGTCGGAGGCGCGCCGCGGCACCAACGCCATCGGCACCGCGCTGGCCGAGAACCGCGCCACGCTGGTCCACGGCGACGACCACTACCTGCATGCGAACCAGTTCCTGACCTGCTCGTGCATGCCGATCCTGGACCCGTACGGCAAGACCGTGGGGGCGCTGGACGTGACCGGCGACCAGCGCAGCTTCCACAAGCACACCATGGCGCTGGTGCGGATGTCGGCGCAGATGATCGAGAACCAGCTGTTCGGCAATGCCTTCCGCGACATGGTATGCATCCGCTTCCATTCGCGCGCCGAGTTCCTGGGCACGCTGGTGGAGGGCATCGTGTCTTTCACGCCCGGCGGGCGCTTCCTGTCGGCCAACCGCAGCGGGCAGTTCCAGCTTGGCCTGTCCAACGGCGCGCTGCAGGCGCACACCTTCTCTTCGCTGTTCGGGCTGTCGATGTCGCAGCTGTTCGACACGGCGCGCGCGGCCCATGCGGGCATCGTCCAGTTGGCCCTGCCCAGCGGCGTCAAGGTCTGCGCGCGGGTCGAATGGAAGTCGCCGGCGGCCGCGCTGCCCGCCGGCGGCGAGGCGCGCCACGCGGTGACGCACGCGGCCGCGCACGGGGCCACGGCGGCGCCGCGCGCCCTGGCCGCGGGCCCGGCGCCCTCGCCCGGGCTGGATCAGCTGGACACGGGCGACGCCCAGATCCGCGCCGTGATCGGCAAGCTGCGCAAGGTCATCGGCAAGGACATCCCGGTGATGGTGCTGGGCGAAACCGGCACCGGCAAGGAGCTGATGGCGCGCGCCATCCACGCCGACAGTGCCCGCCGCACCGGCCCCTTCATCGCGGTGAACTGCGCCTCGATCCCGGAGACCCTGATCGAGTCGGAACTGTTCGGCTACGAGGAAGGCGCCTTCACCGGCGCCCGCAAGAAGGGCGGCATCGGCAAGATGCTGCTGGCCAACGGCGGCACGCTGTTTCTCGATGAAATCGGCGACATGCCGCTGCACCTGCAGGGCCGCCTGCTGCGCGCGCTGCAGGAGCGCGCGGTATCGCCGCTGGGCAGCAGCAAGGTGATCCATATCGACGTCTCGGTGGTGTGCGCCACCAACCGCAACCTGCGCGAGCTGGTCGCCAACGGGCAGTTCCGCGAAGACCTGTACTACCGCCTCAACGGACTGGTGGTGCGGCTGCCGGCGCTGCGCGAGCGCAGCGACCTCGATGTGGTGGCCGGCAAGCTGCTGCGCCATGACCACGGGGGCCACGCGGCCGGCGAGCCACCCCGCATCAGCGAGGCGGTGATGGCGCTGTTCCGCCGCTACCACTGGCCGGGCAATATCCGCCAGCTGGGCAACCTGCTGCGCACCGCGCGGCTGATGGCCGAAGGCGAAGCCGAAATCACCGAGGACCACCTGCCCGACGATTTCCTTGACGACCTGCGCGAGCCGCCGGCGTGCGCGGCCGCACCGGCCGTGCCAATGCCCGCAAGCGGGCAGCCGACGCGGCTGGCCGAGGTCGAGGCGATGGCGATCGTGGCCACGGTCCGGGCCCATAACGGCAATATCTCGGCGGCGGCCAAGGCGCTGGGGATCTCGCGCAACACGGTCTACCGCAAGATGGAGGAGGCGCGCGCGCTGCCGCAGCAGGCCGGCTGA
- the pedF gene encoding cytochrome c-550 PedF, protein MKTQRRLLALLSLCASLTAFSAGPVLAHGDVTPQAVDTKALPQLGDEWRPDNPYRTGEAHKEALRIGSSAYNQNCARCHGLEAVSGGIAPDLRKLDGDCVALADARKKQACQSEISQFYTTTVRKGRTRDGRVYMPPFDGVLSQEAVWAIKTYLESRHE, encoded by the coding sequence ATGAAAACGCAGCGCCGCCTGCTCGCCTTGCTCTCGCTTTGCGCTTCCCTGACCGCTTTTTCCGCCGGCCCGGTGCTGGCCCACGGCGATGTCACGCCCCAGGCCGTCGATACCAAAGCGTTACCACAGCTGGGCGACGAATGGCGTCCGGACAATCCCTATCGCACCGGCGAAGCGCACAAAGAGGCGCTGCGCATCGGCTCGTCGGCCTACAACCAGAACTGCGCGCGCTGCCACGGGCTGGAGGCCGTGTCGGGCGGCATTGCCCCCGACCTGCGCAAGCTCGACGGCGACTGCGTCGCGCTCGCCGATGCCAGGAAGAAGCAGGCCTGCCAGAGCGAGATCTCGCAGTTCTACACCACCACCGTGCGCAAGGGCCGCACCCGCGACGGCCGCGTCTACATGCCGCCGTTCGACGGCGTACTCAGCCAGGAAGCGGTCTGGGCCATCAAGACCTACCTGGAATCGCGTCACGAGTAA